Part of the Periophthalmus magnuspinnatus isolate fPerMag1 chromosome 23, fPerMag1.2.pri, whole genome shotgun sequence genome, GCTTTGTTAAGTGTTTTTGTTAAACATGACTTTTAAaagcatgcaaaaaaaaacaagttaattaCCAAATCGCCAACTAGTTCAGTCATGTgcaattgtatttgttttgatatgcaGGCCTACAAGATCAACGATGATAATTAAATTGTAATGCATTTACAATTTATTGAAGTTATTGAGTATGTAGCAGGAAGCACACTTATAAAAAGGGCACTGGTATTAATTTATTGGTGCTAATGCCACCATATCTCATATATTAGTGTGAAGGTTTAacgaaaaacattattttaagtgaATCACAAAATGACACTTATAGTTAGTAAAAAAAAGTGTCCTAACCAGTGGCGAGCCTGCATAAGTGTAGTCAACAGTGGAGGAGCGGCGTTTCTTCTGCACAAAGATGgctttcctcttcttcctctttcgtGCTGGTTTGGCCTGTTCACCCTCAGTGTCTTCTCCTCCCACAGGCTTGGACAGTTTCCTTTTCTTTCCATAGTAGTAAGCTAAGGATGCACAGCAGATGTTGAAAATCTTACACCCAAAACAACACTTAAGTCAATTATACACTAGAGTTGTGCATGCTTTCATTTGGGTTGCTTCATAACTGTGGCTTTGGGAAAGATGCGTTTAATTACATATACACTCACTGAATTTGGTTTTAGTCTGTAGGGAGCAGTTCTCTGGGCACTTATCAGTAACAAGCAGTGGGCTGAAGAGGTTCGGACAACACTGGAGCTTCAGACACACTTTTCGACAAAACTCTGGAATTTGGTCTGCAATTCGGACGATCCGGATAGTGGAGCGATATGTTTTTCCTTTATATCTGAAAAGACAGTGTGGGAAGGATGTGGCATTATGACACTATACTTAtaagaacaataaaagttaGAACTGTATGTAATCTACTTGACAGTGAAAGATTAATGTctgaataaattacaaaatagGCTTCTAGGGAAATCGAGTGAGTAATATTCATTTACATAAAGAAGACTGAACCAAAAGACTGGTCTAGCTTAGCCACTTTGATTGATGCTGTGATCCAGAATATACAGAAATTTACCTGCAGTACATTTTCATTGACAGTACATTGTGGTTCTTGTTTGAACATTAAACAATAAGACTTTTTCCATCTTGCACTAACTAACTTTTTTCTTGTGGGGGGCTGCTAGATGCATGTCTCTATGGAGGTtactactttgcctggaatgttccccagtggGTCATGAAACATATTACTCTAAGTGggtttgcttctccacagatctgaccagtaacttgtcCTGGCTGCAttccctgcttctctccatggagatagatagatttAATTATATACTGGCAATGTAATAATATCTCTGTGGAGATTAGCAAGTGACAAaccctctatcagaaaagttacacagtgttcctTGAATTGAAAACAGACAATGAGACAATTATATGTCAAAACAATATGTAAAGATTAACTTTAGAGTATCACTTGGTGTATTGAGCTGCTCACTTGGCTTTGAGGGTCTCTTCCTGACAGTCCCAGCTGTGACTCTCCATttcctgcagctccttcagGACTCGCCCAGGCTTGTAGGCAGCGTTGATCAGCATCGTAAGCAGCTGAAGGCAAGCCACACCACACACATTAAATAATATACATCTCTGACGTAATATGACTCGACTTAAGCATAATACGACATCAGAGCAAAATGACAAGGACATATTCACACTACACCATTCCACTGGTGCTAAAGTGTATGTccacacaataaacacacaagTCCCAAGAGAAATTAAGTGGTTGTTTAGCTAAGCAGTAGAGATGGAGCGCAACGGTTGTATGTAAACACAGTTGACTGACAGCTTTGCACATTAGGATGAAGACACTGCTGGGAGACTGCAGGTGGTTAACAAGACAAcatctcaccctctctctcaccctctccctttaaaatgtgaatgtcatttttaacaccGTGGGACGTGAACAGGTGTAATCTTTACATTGGTTCACCTCTTTAAGGACAAGTGCACATTTGCCGGGTCCCACCGCCTGCGGCAGTTCGGCGATTCTGCCTTTGTTGAGGTACGGTCCTGAGAAACAGCGATGGTTTACAAATATCTTCGAGCAGCAGTATCTTCCATTCGCTGCACCTGCAAAAATTGTAATTATGTGTTATGAGTTTCAACTATAAGTCCTTCACCCTGACACTATGGAAAGTGGCCAGTTAGTTGCATGGCTGGCAATGAattatgtttcattcatatattaATTACACTCCTCACACCTGATAACTAGAATAGtttcattataattattattgccaataattttacacacacattaatatACTGTGGGTCATTAAGGTTAATATAAAGGTTGGTCAGATGTGTAGCACCAGGCAACTCTCTGCCCTGTCTGCCGGCCCTCACTAGTGCCAGCACCTGGAGCCGCCAAACACAGGGTGAATAGCAATTAGCTTAAGTCATGAATATTCACCATAGAGTGGGAGGTATTTAAATTGAAACTTGGAAAAGGAGGGCATGGGTTTGAAGGAAACAAAGCACATCTCTCTATTCTTTGCAGTCCAGGGACTTGCTGTACATTATCTTATCCAATTGTTACTTATGCAGTTAAGACAAAAGAAGGATAGTGTGATCCCAACACAAATGAGCAATGGAACAAAGGGGGTAAAATTATAGTAACTACATAGCACCGTAGCAAATTGAAACAGGGAAAATCTAGAATGTACGTAATCTATAGTTAACTTGGCATGCAAGTATACATAATGAACAAAACGCTTATAGGATGGCAATTTAAGTAAGTTTTGGTTAGAATATAGCATTGTTTACAGCAATTATACCTGGATCCATAGCAACAGGCTGGCAGTGGCTGACAGGAGGAACCTCTTCTGGCACAGACTGAACTAACCTGTGTAAAAAGGTCATTGTAAAGATAATTACAGTACCAAATGTTAGATGAAATAATTGATGAGATGTtgatttttatcatattttgtttttctattgcTGCTGTTACTTTTCTGTTGCAACACTGCAATTTTCACATTGTGAGACCTATGAGGGTTCTCTGCTCTTATGATCATAATTGGCAACTACATGCACTAcagttaagtaaaaaaaaaaattaagttcatatctttaaatacaaataatgtgAATTCTTACTGTTTTTCTGGCTGGACCACTGCTATCTTCTTCTGTTTGGAAGCTGCAGAAAAAGCAGAGGTAATAGTTTGCTGTCAACACTTTGCAATGATTTAAGAAGTGAGTGAATGTGCCTGTACGTACAGACAGGTTTGAGTGGAGGTGTGAGAGGGTAAGCGTTGGCTTCACACCAGCCAACAGGGAAGATGTCCATAGACTCACTGTCCACAATGCACTCTGACAAAGGCTTTGTTACACCtgagggagtgaggagagggatGTCACGCTAATGGCTAATTCTAGCTTTTACTTCAAACCTTAGTAACAGCAAGGGTGTTCTCGCTTTTGCACGCATTACCACACACATTACCACACACACTCAGATGGATGCGAGTACCTTCCAGTCGGAGCCACAGCAGGCGGCCTGTCACTTGTGTGATCTGGGCCACACACACCTCTGACGGCCGCGCAGGGTTCACTGCCTCGAGCCACATGTCCTTGGCAAAGCCCCTCGTCTGCCACGTCTaagcacacacatttaacatgtAAACAAGGATCTcctaaaacatgtaaattatgtgtaaaatgtgtgtgtttgaagtGTGAACACACATTAGACTTTCAACACATTATACACAAAGAATTCACACACTAAACATTCAcacactgataaaaaaaattgcacTATATTTTACAACCTTCATTTATTTCTGTGCATTATGTTTGGacattaaaacacaacaaagttaaataaatCTTACATCAGGGAAgcacacgtctggagcagcttCAGTGCCACTCTTTTTCAGATAATCGGCCCAGTCAAAGTCCTGCCCCTCAAAGCCCCGGGGCCGCTCTAGACCTGTCCCGTTTTTCAGACACCACTGGACAGGCAGGATGCCTGGTGAGTTCACATGACACACCACTGACCAGGGTTTGGCATCCACTGAAAGATCGTCCACAGTCACCTGGAAGTAGTACTCATTGTACAcctgcaataaaaaacaaggaacaatattttatttttaactctatgacacaaaagtaaaaaggtaATGCTATATTAGGCAAATGTAGGGTATGTTGGTTATGAAGTCTGTTCTAGAGTCAGACTCACCTTTGTGACAGAAACAGGGCAAATCTGCAGCCGATCCCACCAAGGAACCATCTCCAGCTTCATTCCCACCTTAAAGGAGTGCTTGGGCAGGTCTACATGGTCCTGACACAATAAAGTCAAGACTTACAGATAAATAGGCTGCCATATCAcagaaatacttaaaataagGTAGGACACAGGGAGCCTAATTTTATGCACCATGTTAAAGCCATACAAATGTTGATGCCACAGCGATGATAAAGAAGcactttttatgtaattttccaacacaaaataatagtatttttctAATAATACCTTGTAGTCTAATACTAGTTCTGAATTTCTGGAAAGGACAGATTTGGTcccatttgtgattatttatttttttggtaaatTTAGTATTGATTCATATTTgggtttagatttttttgacaaTCATAAATTACATTTGATATATGTATCATTACACtagttattatgtttttgtttgtgtgttcttttgacacaaaacaaaaagaaaacagttaAGAATTAGGGCAGGGCATTATAGACTAAAGATTATATCCTGATATGAAATTGTAAATTTGCTATAACAACATAATTGGCAACATAACTGAGACTTGATAAAATGATACCTAACTGTGGTCTTTACCCTATTATTGTTTACTTGTATTAAGCTTTTATCAGTGTATCAAAGGTTCTGGTTCCACTCCACaattgtgttctttgtgttatcattaaaatgttttagtatCTTGAGTCTCCACAGTCTGCATTTAAGCTGCTCAAGGATGATAGGAATAACTGCAGTGTGAATGCAAATTATACCACAATATTAGAATTTCATACCACCCCCCAAAGCAAACAATATATCTTGAGCGATATATGACCCAGACTTACTTTCAATAGCAAACAACTACAGCGAACAGAATTCATCATAAGGCTCTGTGGCAGCTTACCTTAAACACTTCTAAGGGCAGTGGGTTCTTCTGTCCTTCAAGTCGCGCTTCTTCTAAAGCCTGTTGCCAATCTGAGTGATTCTGCAGACATTTGAGCTCTGTCAAGAAAACAAATGAATGGATCTTCATTAAAATGACTAACTTTTGATAGAACGAGGGAAGCTAAACTTTGACCAAAATAAGTCACCTGTTGGAGGCTCTACCGTGAGGCAGTTTTCTTGGGCCCATCCCAGGGGTCGCAACCGCACATTCAGGTAAAAGAGCCAGATGTCTCGGGTCAGGTGGTCCTCAGTTAAACCAGCGTAACGTAAACAAAGCCGCCCCCCAATGTTCTTGATGACTCGAGCAGGCCAGTAGAGGAACGGGTCATAAGTGTCCTGGAGTTCTAACACTGATCCCTCTACAATcaagtccactgtgtttttcccCCTGAGAGGCTGAAGGAAAAAAGAATGATTCAgttttttgaataaaatatagctttacagaaaaaaatttaaaaggtGGTAGCTGTTGGCCTAATTAgatcagtctgtgtgtgtgtgtgtgtgtgtgtgtgtatgcgcaTAATTTGGATATGGATACTGACCCCCTCCAGCAGGTTGGCTGGGGCTGTCCTAGAGCCTGTTAGATCCTGAATGAGAAACTCAGTCCAGTCACTGTACTTCTCTTTAATGGCTAAAAAAGAGGAAGAGCATAATAAATAAGCAAAAGGATAGTCTTTTAACATATTGATTGACTTTGAAAGTGAGAGTGAAAACAAGTATGAGATTCATAAGACTCATCATTCCTACATTCTTCATTTAACTTAATTCCTGCCGCTTCATGCAGCGCTTGAATGGTATGCTTGGACTGCTTGGATCTTACTAAcagattgtattgtatttttaccaTCACAATGCTAAGGTTTTAATTTAAAAGAGTTACACTAGATAAGTCATTTAACTGAAAAgtagaagaaaaacaaaaaggacaaaaccaaattacaaaaaaaaatagttcCATATTATCTTCCtcattcaacatttttttcagtgctgATAAAAAACCCAC contains:
- the sfmbt2 gene encoding scm-like with four MBT domains protein 2 isoform X2 → MQSLTQDQNPAFTVVKSHSPTNGKEEVNTDADSIEEETEFNWEEYIEEKGGSAAPHTNFKHVEISLQSSFQPGMKLEVANKSTPDTYWVATIITTCGQLLLLRYSGYGEDRKADFWCDVMTAELHPVGWCAQNNKTLIPPEAIKEKYSDWTEFLIQDLTGSRTAPANLLEGPLRGKNTVDLIVEGSVLELQDTYDPFLYWPARVIKNIGGRLCLRYAGLTEDHLTRDIWLFYLNVRLRPLGWAQENCLTVEPPTELKCLQNHSDWQQALEEARLEGQKNPLPLEVFKDHVDLPKHSFKVGMKLEMVPWWDRLQICPVSVTKVYNEYYFQVTVDDLSVDAKPWSVVCHVNSPGILPVQWCLKNGTGLERPRGFEGQDFDWADYLKKSGTEAAPDVCFPDTWQTRGFAKDMWLEAVNPARPSEVCVAQITQVTGRLLWLRLEGVTKPLSECIVDSESMDIFPVGWCEANAYPLTPPLKPVSSKQKKIAVVQPEKQLVQSVPEEVPPVSHCQPVAMDPGAANGRYCCSKIFVNHRCFSGPYLNKGRIAELPQAVGPGKCALVLKELLTMLINAAYKPGRVLKELQEMESHSWDCQEETLKAKYKGKTYRSTIRIVRIADQIPEFCRKVCLKLQCCPNLFSPLLVTDKCPENCSLQTKTKFTYYYGKKRKLSKPVGGEDTEGEQAKPARKRKKRKAIFVQKKRRSSTVDYTYAGSPLDSDDGEEDEDFTLHSGSEGTSSEPRDDLSVAEVSSSRPRRAVTLRKAANSGHSSQESTERELRRSTRSLSAYNQKDNKYQPPKEQDVQMEEGESQLVLDRNPLEWTVDEVVQFINSTDCASLANIFQEQDIDGQALLLLTLPTVQECMDLKLGPAIKLCHHIERVKVAFYKQYAN
- the sfmbt2 gene encoding scm-like with four MBT domains protein 2 isoform X1; amino-acid sequence: MQSLTQDQNPAFTVVKSHSPTNGKEEIVIVDADSIEEETEFNWEEYIEEKGGSAAPHTNFKHVEISLQSSFQPGMKLEVANKSTPDTYWVATIITTCGQLLLLRYSGYGEDRKADFWCDVMTAELHPVGWCAQNNKTLIPPEAIKEKYSDWTEFLIQDLTGSRTAPANLLEGPLRGKNTVDLIVEGSVLELQDTYDPFLYWPARVIKNIGGRLCLRYAGLTEDHLTRDIWLFYLNVRLRPLGWAQENCLTVEPPTELKCLQNHSDWQQALEEARLEGQKNPLPLEVFKDHVDLPKHSFKVGMKLEMVPWWDRLQICPVSVTKVYNEYYFQVTVDDLSVDAKPWSVVCHVNSPGILPVQWCLKNGTGLERPRGFEGQDFDWADYLKKSGTEAAPDVCFPDTWQTRGFAKDMWLEAVNPARPSEVCVAQITQVTGRLLWLRLEGVTKPLSECIVDSESMDIFPVGWCEANAYPLTPPLKPVSSKQKKIAVVQPEKQLVQSVPEEVPPVSHCQPVAMDPGAANGRYCCSKIFVNHRCFSGPYLNKGRIAELPQAVGPGKCALVLKELLTMLINAAYKPGRVLKELQEMESHSWDCQEETLKAKYKGKTYRSTIRIVRIADQIPEFCRKVCLKLQCCPNLFSPLLVTDKCPENCSLQTKTKFTYYYGKKRKLSKPVGGEDTEGEQAKPARKRKKRKAIFVQKKRRSSTVDYTYAGSPLDSDDGEEDEDFTLHSGSEGTSSEPRDDLSVAEVSSSRPRRAVTLRKAANSGHSSQESTERELRRSTRSLSAYNQKDNKYQPPKEQDVQMEEGESQLVLDRNPLEWTVDEVVQFINSTDCASLANIFQEQDIDGQALLLLTLPTVQECMDLKLGPAIKLCHHIERVKVAFYKQYAN